One genomic region from Rosa rugosa chromosome 1, drRosRugo1.1, whole genome shotgun sequence encodes:
- the LOC133716893 gene encoding histone H1 — protein MSATEEVEAPTVEAPPATEEKPVREKKLRDLKEKKPKQPKTAAHPPYFQMITEALLALNEKSGSSPYAIAKYMEEKHEAVLPANFKKTLALQLKNSEARGKLVKVRASYKLSEAGKEDKSASKRTTRASKPKEEEKKNTKTKASAAPKVTKKKPAKKNKKSSAAKPKQPKSIKSPAAKKPKKAAA, from the exons ATGTCTGCCACCGAAGAAGTCGAAGCTCCGACCGTGGAGGCCCCGCCGGCGACGGAGGAGAAGCCGGTGAGGGAGAAAAAGCTCAGGGATCTGAAGGAGAAGAAGCCCAAACAGCCCAAAACCGCTGCTCATCCTCCCTATTTTCAG ATGATCACAGAGGCACTGTTGGCTCTGAACGAGAAGAGCGGGTCGAGTCCTTACGCCATAGCCAAGTACATGGAGGAGAAGCACGAGGCGGTGCTTCCGGCCAATTTCAAGAAGACTCTGGCTCTGCAATTGAAGAACTCGGAGGCGAGAGGGAAACTGGTCAAGGTCAGGGCCTCTTACAAGTTGTCTGAGGCGGGGAAGGAGGACAAGAGCGCAAGCAAAAGAACAACTCGAGCTTCGAAGcccaaggaggaggagaagaagaatacTAAGACTAAGGCGTCTGCTGCTCCAAAGGTGACGAAGAAGAAGCCGGCTAAGAAGAATAAGAAATCGAGCGCTGCAAAGCCGAAGCAGCCCAAGTCGATCAAGAGCCCTGCTGCTAAGAAACCCAAGAAGGCTGCTGCTTGA
- the LOC133727200 gene encoding NAC domain-containing protein 37: MESIESTVPPGFRFHPTDEELVGYYLRKKVASQKIDLDVIRDIDLYRIEPWDLQDRCRIGYEEQNEWYFFSHKDKKYPTGTRTNRATMAGFWKATGRDKSVYDKSKLIGMRKTLVFYKGRAPNGQKTDWIMHEYRLESDENGPPQEEGWVVCRAFKKRTSSQNKSMEGWDSSYFYDELHGVSSIVDPADFISRHPQRAAQSFLAAQSFLCKQEITAEADNLNSTFMPSDHFVQLPQLESPSLPLIKRPNSSMSLISSSENNVEDDVELINNRGCSSNNINANKAAAVTDWRDLDKFVASQLSQEDKYNELGDHGQYSSFGVHDHDDSDMAALLLLQRDDGNKLNGFLSSSSDCDLGICIFEK, translated from the exons ATGGAGTCAATCGAGTCCACCGTTCCGCCAGGTTTTCGATTTCATCCGACTGATGAAGAACTCGTTGGTTACTACCTTAGAAAGAAAGTTGCGTCGCAAAAGATCGATCTCGATGTCATCAGAGACATTGATCTCTACCGAATAGAACCATGGGATCTGCAAG ATAGATGCCGGATCGGGTATGAGGAGCAGAATGAATGGTATTTCTTCAGCCACAAAGATAAGAAGTATCCGACGGGCACAAGGACCAACAGGGCTACCATGGCCGGGTTTTGGAAAGCGACGGGAAGGGACAAATCGGTGTACGATAAGTCCAAGCTGATAGGAATGAGGAAAACTCTTGTTTTCTACAAAGGGAGAGCTCCGAACGGACAGAAAACCGACTGGATCATGCACGAATACCGACTCGAATCCGACGAAAATGGACCACCACAG GAAGAAGGATGGGTGGTATGCCGAGCATTCAAGAAGAGAACCAGTAGCCAAAACAAAAGCATGGAAGGGTGGGACTCAAGCTACTTCTACGACGAACTTCACGGTGTCAGCTCCATCGTGGATCCAGCCGATTTCATCTCGAGGCATCCCCAAAGGGCGGCGCAAAGCTTCTTAGCTGCCCAGAGTTTCTTGTGTAAGCAGGAGATCACAGCTGAAGCTGACAATTTGAATAGTACCTTCATGCCATCTGATCATTTTGTCCAGCTCCCTCAGCTAGAGAGCCCATCTCTTCCCTTAATAAAGAGGCCGAACTCATCAATGTCTCTGATATCTTCGTCGGAGAATAATGTCGAAGATGACGTGGAGTTGATTAATAATAGAGGGTGCAGCAGTAACAATATTAATGCCAATAAAGCAGCTGCAGTGACTGACTGGAGGGACCTGGACAAGTTTGTAGCTTCTCAGTTGAGTCAAGAAGATAAGTATAATGAATTAGGTGATCATGGACAGTACTCAAGCTTTGGTGTTCATGATCATGATGATTCAGATATGGCGGCATTGTTGTTGTTGCAGAGGGATGACGGGAACAAGTTGAATGGATTTTTAAGTTCGAGCTCGGATTGTGATCTGGGAATATGCATatttgaaaaatga